A window from Candidatus Krumholzibacteriota bacterium encodes these proteins:
- a CDS encoding radical SAM protein, producing the protein MLRDNFGRKIDYLRISVTDKCNYRCVYCMPEEGVKLKRHEEILSFEKITRIAGCAARLGIVKIRLTGGEPLVRKDVEKLVAMLAHCEGIDELVMTSNGSLLSEEKALDLKRAGLSRINISLDTLDGDEFKKITRRGNIEDVLSGIEAARSAGLDPVKINMVIFEDTSHDDIKAMRSFCQRKGLKLQTIKQFSLYNREGKISFPFVFDRPQPCSLCNKIRLTADGLLKPCLLSNSEIRVDWNDIEKSLKRAVREKPQRGTVCDNRMMSQIGG; encoded by the coding sequence ATGCTCAGGGACAATTTCGGAAGAAAGATCGACTACCTTAGGATCTCAGTGACGGATAAATGCAATTACAGGTGTGTGTACTGTATGCCCGAGGAAGGTGTTAAGCTGAAGAGGCACGAGGAGATACTGTCTTTTGAGAAGATAACAAGGATTGCCGGGTGCGCGGCCCGTCTAGGTATAGTGAAAATAAGACTCACGGGCGGAGAACCGCTTGTACGAAAAGATGTTGAAAAGCTTGTAGCCATGCTTGCTCATTGTGAAGGGATCGATGAACTCGTAATGACAAGCAATGGTTCTCTGCTTTCAGAGGAAAAGGCTTTGGATTTAAAAAGAGCTGGATTGTCCAGAATTAATATATCCTTAGACACTCTCGACGGCGATGAATTCAAGAAAATAACAAGAAGAGGCAATATAGAAGACGTTCTTTCCGGAATAGAAGCCGCGAGAAGCGCCGGGCTGGATCCTGTTAAGATAAATATGGTGATATTCGAGGATACTTCGCACGATGATATTAAGGCAATGCGTTCTTTCTGCCAGAGAAAGGGATTAAAGCTTCAGACGATAAAACAATTTTCACTTTATAACAGAGAGGGAAAAATCAGCTTTCCCTTTGTCTTTGACAGGCCGCAGCCCTGCAGTTTATGCAATAAAATAAGACTTACAGCGGACGGGTTATTAAAACCCTGTCTTTTGTCAAATTCTGAAATCAGAGTTGATTGGAACGATATAGAGAAAAGCCTGAAAAGGGCTGTAAGAGAAAAACCTCAGAGAGGCACCGTATGTGATAACAGAATGATGTCGCAGATAGGAGGATGA
- a CDS encoding ABC transporter ATP-binding protein, with translation MLRVSDLSKSIGEFNLRDVSFEAAPGEYFVLLGASGVGKSVLLEIIAGIYLPDTGRIKLEGLDITSLKIQKRDVGIVFQDGALFPNLTVEENVSYGLKCLGKNSREIKSTVNDLAEELGFSSLMPRNPATLSGGETQRVALARALARTPRCLLLDEPLSSLDRGARSEIRSLLRNLKRRGMTVVHVTHDYEEALSLADTVGIMEEGTIVQTGSPDNVFTNPASGFVADFVGIRNFFRGRLTGATSKDEQVSEFISDGITFNVLTDREPGKGNIVIRSEDLTLSSRPGSTSAMNTFRGRVVDLFPVRLGIEVIIDVGVELAALVTRGSAERMRVERGRELFVSVKASAVKFIRI, from the coding sequence ATGTTAAGAGTTAGTGATCTGTCGAAAAGTATCGGTGAATTTAATTTAAGAGATGTTTCTTTTGAAGCGGCTCCGGGCGAATATTTTGTTCTTCTCGGCGCCAGCGGTGTGGGAAAGTCGGTACTTCTTGAGATAATCGCGGGGATATACCTCCCTGACACCGGAAGGATTAAACTCGAAGGATTGGATATAACATCTCTGAAGATACAGAAAAGAGATGTCGGAATAGTTTTTCAGGATGGCGCGCTGTTTCCTAATCTTACCGTGGAGGAGAATGTGTCATACGGATTGAAATGCCTGGGGAAAAACAGCAGAGAGATAAAAAGTACGGTAAATGATCTGGCTGAGGAGTTGGGGTTTTCATCATTGATGCCGAGGAATCCGGCGACACTCTCAGGCGGAGAGACGCAGAGAGTCGCGCTTGCAAGAGCTCTCGCCAGAACCCCCCGTTGTCTTCTTCTCGATGAACCCCTTTCATCTCTGGACAGAGGGGCCAGGTCCGAAATAAGATCTCTTCTCAGGAACCTCAAGAGGAGGGGGATGACGGTAGTTCACGTAACTCACGATTATGAAGAAGCGTTATCGCTGGCTGACACGGTGGGTATTATGGAAGAAGGTACCATTGTTCAGACCGGCAGTCCGGATAATGTCTTTACAAATCCCGCTTCAGGCTTTGTCGCTGATTTTGTGGGTATCAGAAATTTTTTCCGCGGAAGACTTACCGGAGCAACTTCGAAGGATGAGCAAGTCTCGGAATTTATATCTGACGGAATAACTTTCAATGTTCTGACAGATAGGGAGCCCGGAAAAGGGAATATTGTAATCAGAAGCGAGGATTTAACACTCTCTTCGAGACCGGGTTCAACAAGCGCCATGAACACTTTTCGAGGCAGGGTAGTTGATCTTTTTCCCGTCAGGCTGGGGATTGAAGTGATAATTGATGTGGGAGTCGAACTGGCGGCCCTCGTAACCAGAGGGTCGGCGGAAAGAATGCGAGTCGAGAGGGGAAGAGAGCTTTTTGTCAGCGTCAAAGCGAGCGCGGTGAAGTTTATCAGGATTTGA
- a CDS encoding NADH-ubiquinone oxidoreductase-F iron-sulfur binding region domain-containing protein, whose product MAKRENNAARGYKSIFNVCACSGCVAAGSLKIKEKLDEVIREKGLEKEFAAAQCGCVGLCSAGPIVIVQPQGVFYQNVAENNIDQLVESAAKGEKLDRLMRKDPGGGKILERMEDIPFFKNQLSVALRNKGVIDPERINSYIARGGYEAFKNALEKSTPEKIRNEVTSSGIRGRGGGGFPTGIKWETAKKKAEERKEEIYIICNISGAIMEKSIIETDPHTVIEGLLIGAFALGAKEGYIYIRNAYTLDRERLKKAITQCREYGLLGKGILGSDFDFDLEIRTATGAFITGESSALITSMSGRAGEPQPKYIHNAERGFRGKPTVLNNVETWANIPVIIERGSKWFSSIGSGDVSDNPLNGSSGTKILSLSGDINNQGLAEVPFGTTLREVIEDIGGGIPEGRELKAVQIGGPSGGILPAGKLDIKIDFDSLKEEGTITGSGGIVVMSDRTCMVDTARYFTDFLMNESCGKCAAGREGLFHLNKILTRICGGEGKAGDIERLKELGQTVKEISLCGFGRTAPNPVLSTIKYFREEYEKHIDEGKCPGGVCKALVTYRIDKDKCTGCTLCAKNCPVEAISGEAKKPHFIDIEKCTRCGICRQVCNFDAVEVI is encoded by the coding sequence ATCGCGAAAAGAGAAAATAACGCGGCCCGCGGGTACAAATCAATATTCAATGTCTGCGCGTGCTCGGGGTGTGTGGCCGCGGGAAGTCTGAAAATAAAAGAAAAATTAGATGAAGTAATCAGGGAAAAGGGGCTGGAAAAGGAATTCGCTGCCGCCCAATGCGGATGTGTGGGGCTTTGCTCAGCCGGCCCAATCGTCATAGTCCAGCCTCAAGGAGTGTTCTATCAGAATGTCGCGGAGAATAATATCGACCAGCTCGTTGAAAGCGCCGCTAAGGGTGAAAAGCTAGATCGCCTCATGCGCAAAGATCCGGGCGGCGGGAAAATATTAGAAAGAATGGAAGATATTCCATTCTTCAAAAACCAACTTTCCGTCGCTTTAAGGAACAAAGGGGTTATAGATCCTGAAAGGATTAACAGCTACATTGCTCGAGGCGGCTATGAAGCCTTCAAAAACGCTCTCGAAAAGAGCACTCCTGAGAAAATAAGAAATGAAGTAACTTCCTCGGGAATAAGAGGGCGCGGAGGCGGCGGATTCCCGACCGGAATCAAATGGGAAACAGCAAAGAAAAAGGCCGAGGAAAGAAAAGAAGAAATATATATCATCTGTAACATCTCCGGAGCAATTATGGAAAAAAGCATCATCGAGACCGACCCTCACACAGTCATTGAAGGCCTTCTTATAGGAGCTTTCGCTCTCGGAGCGAAAGAGGGTTACATATATATCAGAAATGCATATACACTGGACAGGGAAAGACTTAAGAAAGCCATTACCCAGTGCAGGGAGTACGGCTTGCTCGGAAAGGGAATACTGGGCAGTGATTTTGACTTTGATCTTGAAATTCGAACGGCAACGGGGGCATTTATAACCGGCGAATCCAGCGCTCTTATAACTTCCATGTCCGGACGCGCAGGCGAACCTCAACCTAAATATATCCACAATGCCGAACGCGGATTCCGCGGGAAACCCACCGTTCTTAACAATGTTGAAACCTGGGCAAATATTCCGGTTATCATCGAACGGGGATCGAAGTGGTTTTCATCGATCGGTTCAGGCGACGTAAGCGACAATCCCCTTAACGGCTCCTCCGGCACGAAGATTCTCTCCCTCTCCGGCGACATAAACAATCAGGGACTGGCGGAGGTTCCGTTCGGAACAACGCTCCGCGAGGTCATCGAAGATATCGGAGGCGGAATTCCAGAAGGCCGCGAGCTCAAGGCGGTTCAGATAGGCGGTCCTTCAGGCGGAATTCTGCCTGCGGGCAAACTTGACATAAAGATCGATTTCGATTCTTTAAAGGAAGAAGGAACAATAACAGGTTCGGGCGGAATAGTTGTAATGTCAGACAGGACCTGTATGGTGGATACCGCTCGGTATTTTACTGATTTCCTTATGAATGAATCCTGCGGGAAGTGCGCCGCGGGCAGAGAGGGGCTCTTTCACCTGAACAAGATACTGACACGAATATGCGGCGGCGAAGGAAAGGCGGGTGATATCGAGAGACTTAAGGAGCTGGGCCAAACCGTAAAAGAGATCAGTCTCTGCGGGTTCGGCCGAACAGCTCCCAACCCCGTCCTCTCCACAATCAAGTATTTCAGAGAAGAGTACGAGAAACATATCGACGAGGGGAAATGCCCCGGCGGAGTCTGCAAAGCCCTTGTTACGTACCGCATAGACAAGGATAAGTGCACCGGCTGTACTCTCTGCGCTAAAAACTGCCCCGTAGAGGCAATATCGGGCGAAGCAAAGAAACCACATTTTATTGACATCGAGAAATGCACGAGATGCGGAATCTGCCGCCAAGTCTGCAACTTCGACGCAGTGGAGGTGATATAA
- a CDS encoding LysR family transcriptional regulator, with translation MNELNVKPGMRLFLQSKDGKGLIGDGRFKLLKEVRDTGSIMKAAESLGRGYRKAWEDIRKVEEGFGREVVVKNRGGSEGGSTHLTEFGLRLIEAWEEYRKDISLYLEDSFRRNIKGLIRKGGKNGQ, from the coding sequence ATGAATGAATTGAATGTGAAACCCGGAATGAGGCTTTTTCTTCAGAGTAAGGATGGAAAAGGACTGATTGGCGACGGGAGGTTCAAGCTCCTGAAAGAAGTCAGAGACACTGGATCAATTATGAAGGCCGCGGAATCACTGGGCAGGGGTTACAGAAAAGCATGGGAGGATATAAGGAAAGTAGAGGAAGGGTTCGGCCGCGAAGTAGTGGTCAAGAACAGGGGGGGCAGTGAAGGCGGTTCAACTCATCTTACGGAATTTGGATTAAGATTGATTGAAGCCTGGGAAGAATACAGAAAGGATATTTCATTATATCTCGAGGATTCATTCAGGCGTAATATAAAAGGGCTTATCAGAAAAGGAGGAAAAAATGGGCAGTGA
- a CDS encoding NAD-dependent deacylase, with protein sequence MFKMMKKAAEMIMNAGRVTAFTGAGISVESGIPPFRGEGGLWNKYNPVLLDINHFRMNPFESWTLIKEIFYDFFGEAAPNRAHYGLAEMEKIGLLGAIITQNIDNLHQVGGSRNIFEFHGNSRKLVCVACGEKYSVDQVSLNELPPECLSCGGVLKPDFIFFGEQIPEPARTNSFREADISDLFILIGTTGEVMPACAIPYIAKENGAGIIEINTNKSSYTDSITDIFFQGKASEMTASLLEELRKNL encoded by the coding sequence ATGTTTAAGATGATGAAAAAAGCGGCTGAGATGATAATGAATGCCGGGAGGGTTACCGCTTTTACCGGAGCGGGGATTTCTGTTGAAAGCGGAATTCCTCCCTTCAGGGGCGAAGGTGGGTTGTGGAATAAGTATAATCCGGTTCTTCTCGATATCAATCATTTCCGCATGAACCCCTTCGAATCATGGACACTGATAAAGGAAATATTCTATGATTTCTTCGGTGAAGCCGCTCCGAACAGAGCCCACTACGGCCTCGCTGAAATGGAGAAAATAGGCCTTCTCGGCGCGATAATAACTCAGAATATAGATAACCTTCATCAGGTCGGCGGCAGCAGGAATATCTTTGAATTCCACGGAAATTCAAGAAAGCTTGTCTGCGTAGCCTGCGGCGAAAAATATTCAGTAGATCAGGTCAGTTTGAATGAACTCCCGCCTGAATGTCTAAGTTGCGGAGGTGTGCTGAAGCCTGATTTTATCTTCTTCGGCGAGCAGATACCGGAACCCGCCAGGACCAATTCTTTCAGGGAAGCCGACATATCTGATCTTTTTATACTTATCGGAACTACGGGCGAGGTTATGCCCGCGTGCGCGATTCCCTATATAGCCAAGGAAAATGGCGCCGGAATTATTGAGATAAACACTAATAAGTCGAGTTACACGGACAGTATTACAGATATCTTCTTTCAGGGAAAAGCGTCTGAAATGACCGCCAGTCTTCTGGAGGAGTTGAGAAAGAATCTGTAG
- a CDS encoding NifB/NifX family molybdenum-iron cluster-binding protein, producing MKIALTAKGTEWDSQIDARFGRSEYFVMYDEEKDEKSAIDNTSIVNEAHGAGPKTAQRLFENKVDLLITGNGPGGNAAAVLAEADMRVYIGASGMTVKEAYDAYKKGELKEF from the coding sequence ATGAAGATAGCATTAACTGCTAAGGGGACCGAGTGGGATTCACAGATTGACGCGCGCTTCGGGAGGTCTGAATATTTTGTTATGTACGATGAAGAAAAGGATGAAAAGAGCGCAATTGACAATACTTCAATTGTAAATGAAGCTCACGGAGCGGGCCCCAAAACCGCGCAGAGGCTTTTTGAAAATAAGGTTGATCTACTGATTACAGGCAACGGGCCCGGAGGAAACGCCGCGGCTGTTCTCGCTGAAGCTGACATGCGGGTCTATATCGGCGCTTCAGGTATGACAGTAAAAGAAGCCTACGACGCATATAAAAAGGGTGAACTGAAAGAATTCTAA
- a CDS encoding NifB/NifX family molybdenum-iron cluster-binding protein, producing the protein MRIAISTDGSQVAPHFGRCEKYTIFDVEDSKVEAKEVLDSPGHAPGAIPAFLKEKGCTLIIAGGMGGRAKDLFRQADIDWIVGVRGEVDAVINDYLSDTLVVGESSCEHGEGHGDGTHGCGH; encoded by the coding sequence ATGAGAATAGCAATTTCAACGGACGGAAGTCAGGTGGCTCCTCATTTCGGAAGATGCGAAAAATACACGATCTTTGATGTGGAAGATTCAAAAGTCGAAGCTAAGGAAGTACTAGACAGTCCGGGCCACGCACCGGGCGCTATACCGGCATTCCTTAAGGAAAAGGGATGTACTCTGATTATTGCCGGAGGAATGGGCGGCAGGGCGAAGGACCTGTTCAGGCAGGCGGATATTGATTGGATAGTCGGTGTAAGAGGAGAAGTAGACGCCGTTATTAATGACTATTTAAGTGACACTCTCGTAGTTGGTGAAAGCAGCTGCGAGCATGGCGAAGGCCATGGGGACGGCACTCACGGATGCGGGCACTGA
- a CDS encoding ABC transporter permease, with the protein MSKIEPVHLLFSILGGVVLLFIIAPLAGIFVNTSTEEFISAARDGEVTGSIWLTLSASMGATLIFAAGSVPLAYILARKDFPLKGLVNSIVDLPIVIPHSAAGIALLGVLSGGSLFGGAAERIGIKFIGTPAGIMAGMAFVSVPFLINSARDGFAAVPEVYEKAAMNLGAGPFRVFLTISLPIAWRSVVSGLVLMWARGMSEFGAVIIIAYHPMITPVLIYERFGAFGLKYARPVSAVFLIVCFISFILLRSIGGGKNYVKS; encoded by the coding sequence ATGAGTAAGATCGAACCCGTCCATCTGCTTTTTTCGATTCTAGGCGGCGTTGTTCTGCTGTTTATAATAGCTCCACTCGCGGGTATTTTTGTAAATACTTCCACCGAGGAATTCATCAGTGCCGCCCGTGACGGTGAAGTGACCGGGAGCATCTGGCTTACCCTGTCAGCTTCGATGGGCGCCACACTTATATTTGCCGCGGGTTCGGTTCCTCTGGCCTATATTCTAGCCCGCAAGGATTTTCCGCTTAAAGGACTTGTCAACTCGATTGTAGATCTGCCTATAGTTATTCCTCACTCGGCGGCGGGTATCGCTCTGCTCGGTGTTCTTTCAGGCGGCAGTCTCTTCGGCGGAGCCGCCGAGAGAATCGGGATAAAATTCATCGGTACTCCGGCCGGCATTATGGCCGGAATGGCTTTTGTGAGCGTACCTTTCCTTATTAATTCCGCGAGGGACGGGTTCGCTGCGGTACCCGAGGTCTATGAAAAGGCGGCTATGAATCTTGGCGCTGGCCCCTTTAGAGTTTTTCTGACGATCTCTCTGCCTATAGCGTGGCGTTCTGTTGTATCGGGACTGGTATTAATGTGGGCGAGGGGGATGAGTGAATTCGGCGCTGTTATAATTATAGCTTATCATCCTATGATCACCCCTGTTCTTATATATGAGAGATTCGGGGCCTTCGGCCTGAAATACGCACGTCCTGTATCTGCCGTATTTCTGATAGTCTGTTTTATTTCCTTCATTCTGCTTAGGAGTATTGGCGGCGGGAAGAATTATGTTAAGAGTTAG
- a CDS encoding aldehyde ferredoxin oxidoreductase C-terminal domain-containing protein, translating to MSAQKINITVNGKEINVEKDTFLLKVLKENGISVPTLCNHKDLTPSGTCRLCVVEIISGDKRELVTSCNYPVRSAIKVETDSEMVKKHRKRLAEMYLGRWPNVPAIKKIAKDCGATDKEKYKSELTDENPKACILCGRCARACAEFMQENILDFAGRGIDKYMTMPFEEVDPHCIGCRSCEYVCPTQAISIEEDQNHPAKPKMIRNYGMRINAEMATLDENQCRMREVGTANIVDVMDEYDLLPVHNYKFGSHPDTHRIDSVMLKANYFTQNSPDGCWKGCSMACSKTIDNFEIKTGPYKGDKVVVDGPEYETAAACANMGCFDADFAAEFNFYCDTYGIDTISAGTCMAFIMECFENGIITTKETGGKELKFGATDEVLKCLHEMAEGKGFGVDFGKGIRWLKEKWINELGADPDFLADIGMETKGLEFSEYVTKESLAQQAGYAMAVKGPQHDESWLIFMDMVNNQIPSFEDKAEALYYYPLWRTWFGLHGLCKLLWNDVVPTSTQNYSPQEAAKIPEHVEDFFKFFEGMTGSPLDEASMLGQSERVHMLQRLLCRMLGYGTKKDDFPPYRAVGPVTKEEYESRAERYDKELREKCDYDPEGKSTEEKMKVLRDYREDRYNQVMKATYKRKGWDENGVPTLERMKKLGIDLPELVNIIEEAT from the coding sequence ATGTCAGCTCAGAAGATAAATATAACGGTAAACGGAAAAGAAATTAATGTGGAAAAAGACACCTTTCTTCTTAAGGTCCTGAAGGAAAACGGCATATCTGTTCCAACATTATGTAATCACAAAGATCTAACCCCTAGCGGCACATGCAGGCTGTGTGTAGTCGAAATTATATCCGGAGACAAAAGAGAACTTGTCACCTCCTGTAACTACCCTGTGCGAAGCGCGATCAAAGTTGAGACCGATTCTGAAATGGTAAAAAAGCACCGCAAGAGACTGGCCGAAATGTACCTTGGACGCTGGCCTAATGTCCCTGCTATTAAGAAGATAGCAAAGGATTGCGGAGCAACAGATAAGGAAAAATATAAAAGTGAACTAACGGATGAAAACCCTAAGGCATGTATCCTCTGCGGCAGATGCGCGAGAGCGTGCGCTGAATTCATGCAGGAGAACATTCTCGATTTTGCCGGACGAGGTATCGACAAGTATATGACTATGCCCTTTGAAGAAGTAGACCCTCACTGTATTGGCTGCCGTTCATGCGAATATGTCTGTCCCACTCAGGCTATCAGTATCGAAGAGGATCAGAACCATCCCGCAAAACCTAAGATGATTCGAAATTACGGGATGCGCATCAACGCTGAAATGGCAACGCTCGATGAAAACCAGTGCCGCATGAGAGAAGTAGGAACCGCCAATATTGTGGACGTAATGGATGAATACGATCTTCTTCCCGTACACAATTACAAGTTTGGATCACATCCCGATACACACAGGATCGACTCGGTTATGCTCAAGGCAAACTATTTTACCCAGAATTCACCGGACGGCTGCTGGAAGGGCTGCTCGATGGCCTGCTCTAAAACAATCGATAATTTCGAGATAAAAACCGGTCCCTACAAGGGAGATAAGGTAGTTGTAGACGGGCCGGAGTATGAAACAGCCGCGGCGTGCGCTAATATGGGATGTTTCGACGCGGACTTCGCCGCTGAATTCAATTTTTACTGCGACACTTACGGAATTGACACAATCTCAGCCGGTACATGCATGGCCTTTATCATGGAGTGTTTTGAAAACGGCATTATCACAACGAAAGAGACCGGAGGGAAAGAGCTCAAATTCGGCGCCACAGATGAAGTCCTCAAATGCCTCCACGAAATGGCGGAAGGCAAAGGGTTCGGTGTTGATTTCGGCAAGGGGATCCGCTGGCTTAAAGAAAAATGGATTAATGAACTTGGAGCGGACCCTGACTTCCTTGCCGATATAGGAATGGAAACAAAGGGTCTGGAATTCTCCGAATATGTAACCAAAGAATCTCTCGCCCAGCAGGCTGGTTACGCGATGGCGGTAAAAGGCCCTCAGCATGACGAATCCTGGCTTATCTTCATGGATATGGTTAATAACCAGATCCCCTCCTTCGAAGACAAGGCGGAAGCGCTGTATTACTATCCCCTGTGGAGAACATGGTTCGGGCTCCACGGTCTCTGCAAACTTCTCTGGAATGATGTGGTTCCTACAAGCACACAGAACTATTCACCTCAGGAAGCAGCCAAGATACCAGAACACGTTGAAGATTTCTTTAAATTCTTCGAGGGTATGACGGGAAGCCCCCTTGACGAGGCGAGTATGCTTGGGCAATCCGAACGGGTTCATATGCTGCAGAGATTGTTGTGCAGGATGCTAGGCTACGGTACTAAAAAAGACGATTTTCCTCCGTACCGCGCCGTAGGTCCCGTAACAAAGGAAGAATACGAATCCCGCGCCGAGAGATACGACAAAGAGCTGCGCGAAAAATGCGATTACGATCCCGAAGGCAAATCCACAGAGGAAAAGATGAAAGTTCTTCGTGATTACAGAGAAGACCGGTACAATCAGGTAATGAAAGCGACATATAAACGCAAGGGGTGGGATGAAAACGGCGTTCC
- the glp gene encoding gephyrin-like molybdotransferase Glp, with amino-acid sequence MKGNNMEMISFEKAFQLMMNSAKLLGKETVSLNEASGRVLFEDIRSDVDMPPFNKSAMDGYACRSADIYSPLEVIETIPAGKAPEKDIGEGECSEIMTGAVVPEGADRVVMVEHTEVAGGRVVVKIKGGGKNICYRAEDVAKGDIVLKKGTVIGASEIAVLAAVGCVEVPVSKTPVLGIIATGSELVEPSSEPGRAKIRNSNSYQLAAQSRNAGFEPRYFGITEDTPEAIGDTIDRYRGSVDLFLLSGGVSMGEFDFVPGVLKDRGFKLLFEKVAVKPGKPTVFGKSKDDFVFGLPGNPVSTFVIFELFVKPFCFALEGAKWEPRRVSARLKDKIERRKTGRISHIPVKLTGSGKVEIVEYHGSAHIHAYTAADGFIAVPAGTGKIEAGETIEVTLIN; translated from the coding sequence ATGAAAGGAAATAATATGGAAATGATATCCTTTGAAAAGGCTTTTCAGTTAATGATGAATAGCGCGAAACTTCTTGGAAAAGAAACTGTTTCGCTGAATGAAGCTTCGGGCAGGGTTCTATTCGAGGATATCAGATCGGATGTTGATATGCCACCGTTTAACAAATCCGCTATGGACGGGTACGCGTGCAGGTCCGCGGATATTTACAGCCCCCTTGAGGTTATTGAAACGATTCCCGCGGGGAAAGCTCCGGAGAAGGATATCGGAGAGGGGGAGTGTTCAGAAATAATGACTGGAGCGGTTGTGCCTGAAGGCGCCGACCGGGTTGTTATGGTTGAGCATACAGAGGTTGCCGGAGGAAGAGTTGTAGTAAAGATCAAAGGTGGAGGGAAGAATATCTGCTACAGGGCGGAAGATGTCGCGAAAGGTGATATTGTGCTCAAAAAGGGGACTGTGATTGGAGCTTCCGAGATTGCGGTTCTTGCGGCGGTGGGCTGCGTTGAGGTTCCTGTTTCGAAAACCCCGGTTTTAGGGATTATAGCGACAGGAAGTGAACTCGTCGAACCGTCCAGTGAACCGGGACGGGCGAAGATTAGAAACAGCAACAGTTATCAACTTGCCGCTCAGTCGAGAAACGCCGGATTTGAACCGCGCTATTTTGGTATCACAGAGGACACACCGGAAGCTATCGGCGATACTATAGACCGTTATCGAGGCAGCGTTGATCTCTTTCTGCTTTCAGGGGGTGTGTCGATGGGCGAATTCGATTTTGTCCCGGGTGTTCTAAAAGACAGGGGTTTTAAACTGCTCTTTGAAAAGGTGGCGGTCAAGCCAGGCAAACCGACTGTTTTTGGAAAAAGCAAGGATGATTTCGTTTTCGGTCTTCCCGGGAACCCGGTTTCGACATTTGTTATATTTGAATTGTTCGTTAAACCTTTCTGTTTTGCTCTAGAGGGGGCTAAGTGGGAACCTCGGCGCGTGAGCGCCCGGTTAAAAGATAAGATTGAGCGCCGGAAAACAGGCCGTATTTCACATATTCCCGTAAAGCTGACTGGAAGTGGTAAGGTTGAAATTGTTGAATATCACGGATCAGCTCATATTCACGCCTATACGGCGGCTGATGGTTTTATAGCCGTTCCCGCGGGTACCGGGAAAATAGAGGCCGGCGAAACAATAGAGGTTACATTGATAAATTAA
- the wtpA gene encoding tungstate ABC transporter substrate-binding protein WtpA has product MRKIGLTVISLIMAVQFVSCSCGDEGSARKRLIIFHAGSLSVPFAEIAERFEEENPQVEVNMEAAGSRTCARKISELGRRCDVIASADYAVIDALLIPDFASWNIKFASNEMAVAFRDDSREADTINRSNWYDILLKDDVTFGRSDPNADPCGYRTVLTLKLAEKFYGEKGLSEKLLEKDTEFMRPKETDLLGLLESGTIDYMFIYRSVARQHDLRFITLPDEINLKESELKDYYASSSVKISGKKPGEFIERRGAPMVYGVTIPDNAPSPGLALEFVEYLLEDSKGQKIMSRNGQPSVVPSPAENYENIPDELKAFVLPAEKIVGEE; this is encoded by the coding sequence ATGAGGAAAATAGGGTTAACTGTCATTTCGTTAATTATGGCTGTTCAATTCGTTTCCTGCTCCTGCGGCGATGAAGGATCCGCCCGGAAGAGGCTTATTATATTTCACGCGGGCAGTCTGTCTGTTCCTTTCGCGGAGATTGCCGAGAGGTTTGAAGAAGAAAATCCTCAGGTAGAAGTAAATATGGAGGCGGCCGGAAGCAGAACCTGCGCGCGCAAGATTTCAGAACTCGGCAGAAGATGCGATGTTATAGCGTCGGCGGATTACGCGGTTATCGACGCTCTTCTTATACCCGATTTCGCGAGCTGGAACATTAAATTCGCGTCTAATGAAATGGCAGTAGCTTTCAGGGATGATTCAAGAGAGGCGGATACTATAAATCGGAGTAACTGGTATGACATACTGCTAAAGGATGATGTTACTTTCGGGCGATCAGATCCTAATGCTGATCCGTGCGGTTACAGAACAGTCCTCACTCTGAAACTGGCCGAGAAGTTCTACGGCGAAAAAGGACTCAGCGAGAAACTTCTGGAAAAAGATACTGAGTTTATGAGACCTAAAGAGACTGATCTTCTGGGACTTCTAGAATCGGGTACTATTGATTACATGTTCATATACCGGTCGGTAGCCAGACAGCACGATTTGCGGTTTATCACCCTGCCTGATGAGATAAATTTAAAGGAATCTGAACTTAAAGATTATTACGCGTCCTCTTCCGTTAAGATTTCCGGGAAAAAGCCTGGAGAATTTATAGAACGAAGGGGCGCTCCCATGGTTTACGGTGTGACTATACCGGATAATGCTCCGTCACCCGGTCTCGCCCTCGAGTTTGTAGAGTATCTGCTCGAAGATTCAAAGGGACAGAAGATTATGAGCCGAAACGGCCAGCCGTCCGTAGTTCCGTCGCCGGCTGAGAATTACGAAAATATCCCGGACGAACTTAAGGCATTCGTTCTCCCCGCGGAAAAGATTGTGGGAGAAGAATGA